A portion of the Macaca mulatta isolate MMU2019108-1 chromosome 4, T2T-MMU8v2.0, whole genome shotgun sequence genome contains these proteins:
- the TPBG gene encoding trophoblast glycoprotein precursor, translating into MPGGCSRGPAAGDGRLRLARLALVLLGWVSSSSPTSSASSFSSSAPFLASAASAQPPLPDQCPALCECSEAARTVKCVNRNLTEVPTDLPLYVRNLFLTGNQLAVLPAGAFARRPPLAELAALNLSGSRLDEVRAGAFEHLPSLRQLDLSHNPLAYLSPFAFSGSNASISAPSPLVELILNHIVPPDDKRQNRSFEGMVAAALVAGRALQGLHLLELASNHFLYLPRDVLAQLPSLRYLDLSNNSLVSLTYVSFRNLTHLESLHLEDNALKVLHNGTLAELQGLPHVRVFLDNNPWVCDCHMADMVTWLKQTEVVQGKDRLTCAFPEKMRNRVLLELNSADLDCDPILPPSLQTSYVFLGIVLALIGAIFLLVLYLNRKGIKKWMHNIRDACRDHMEGYHYRYEINADPRLTNLSSNSDV; encoded by the coding sequence ATGCCTGGGGGGTGCTCCCGGGGCCCCGCCGCCGGGGACGGGCGGCTGCGGCTGGCGCGACTGGCGCTGGTTCTCCTGGGCTGGGTCTCCTCGTCTTCTCCCACCTCCTCGgcatcctccttctcctcctcggCGCCGTTTCTGGCTTCCGCCGCGTCCGCCCAGCCCCCGCTGCCCGACCAGTGTCCCGCGCTTTGCGAGTGCTCCGAGGCGGCGCGCACAGTCAAGTGCGTTAACCGCAATCTGACCGAGGTGCCCACGGACCTGCCCCTCTACGTGCGCAACCTCTTCCTTACCGGCAACCAGCTGGCCGTGCTCCCTGCCGGCGCCTTCGCCCGCCGGCCGCCGCTGGCGGAGCTGGCTGCGCTCAACCTCAGCGGCAGCCGCCTGGACGAGGTGCGCGCGGGCGCCTTCGAGCATCTGCCCAGCCTGCGCCAGCTCGACCTCAGCCACAACCCACTGGCCTACCTCAGCCCCTTCGCTTTCTCGGGCAGCAATGCCAGCATCTCGGCCCCCAGTCCCCTTGTGGAACTGATCCTGAACCACATCGTGCCCCCTGATGATAAGCGGCAGAACCGGAGCTTcgagggcatggtggcggcggcCCTGGTGGCGGGCCGTGCACTGCAGGGGCTCCACCTCCTGGAGCTGGCCAGCAACCACTTCCTTTACCTGCCGCGGGATGTGCTGGCCCAACTGCCCAGCCTCAGGTACCTGGACTTAAGTAACAATTCGCTGGTGAGCCTGACCTACGTGTCCTTCCGCAACCTGACACATCTAGAAAGCCTCCACCTGGAGGACAATGCCCTCAAGGTCCTTCACAATGGCACCCTGGCTGAGTTGCAAGGTCTGCCCCACGTTAGGGTCTTCCTGGACAACAATCCCTGGGTTTGCGACTGCCACATGGCAGACATGGTGACCTGGCTCAAGCAAACAGAGGTGGTGCAGGGCAAAGACCGGCTCACCTGTGCTTTTCCGGAAAAAATGAGGAATCGGGTCCTCTTGGAACTCAACAGTGCCGACCTGGACTGTGACCCGATTCTTCCCCCATCCCTGCAAACCTCTTATGTCTTCCTGGGTATTGTTTTAGCCCTGATAGGCGCTATTTTCCTCCTGGTTTTGTATTTGAACCGCAAGGGGATAAAAAAGTGGATGCATAACATCAGAGATGCCTGCAGGGATCACATGGAAGGGTATCATTACAGATATGAAATCAATGCGGACCCCAGGTTAACAAACCTCAGTTCTAACTCGGATGTCTGA